The proteins below come from a single Aegilops tauschii subsp. strangulata cultivar AL8/78 chromosome 6, Aet v6.0, whole genome shotgun sequence genomic window:
- the LOC109763999 gene encoding peroxisome biogenesis protein 19-1 isoform X2 — translation MASSNPSSGAAAADDLDQLLDSALDDFTSLDLAAAPKSSEASASSSSGSARPVRGLGMSLPDPRAPRRRAARQPPPLPRGAHASEALEKLTRETREAVRGLETATGGIAGLDDEAMMEDFVKQFEEFAGAQDMDSIVETMMKQLLSKEILYEPMKDIVEKYPKWLEDNKSKISKEEYERYGNQLELMLKLNEVYEHEPENMSKVFEIMQNMQECGQPPSDLVQDIVPDLDLSKLGQLSPEMLESTENCCIM, via the exons ATGGCCTCCTCCAACCCCAgctccggcgccgccgccgccgacgacctcGACCAGCTCCTCGACAGCGCCCTCGACGACTTCACCAGCCTCGATCTCGCCGCCGCCCCCAAAAG CAGCGAGGCATCGGCATCGTCGTCGTCCGGGAGCGCGAGGCCGGTGAGGGGCCTGGGGATGTCGCTGCCTGACCCCAGGGCGCCAAGGAGGCGCGCGGCGAGGCAACCCCCGCCGCTGCCGAGGGGCGCGCACGCGTCAGAGGCGCTCGAGAAGCTGACGCGCGAGACGCGGGAGGCGGTCCGGGGGCTCGAGACGGCCACCGGGGGAATCGCAGGCCTGGATGACGAGGCGATGATGGAGGACTTTGTGAAGCAGTTCGAGGAGTTCGCTGGCGCGCAG GATATGGACTCTATTGTTGAAACAATGATGAAACAACTTCTTTCCAAGGAGATTCTTTACGAACCCATGAAGGACATTGTAGAGAAGTACCCAAAATGGCTGGAGGATAACAAAAGCAAGATAAGCAAAGAAGAATATGAGCGTTACGGCAATCAGCTTGAACTCATGCTGAAACTTAATGAGGTCTATGAACATGAGCCTGAGAATATGTCTAAGGTTTTTGAGATTATGCAAAACATGCAAGAATGTGGTCAGCCCCCCAGTGATCTTGTTCAAGATATTGTTCCGGATCTGGATCTGAGCAAGTTGGGACAACT ATCTCCTGAGATGCTTGAATCAACAGAAAATTGCTGCATAATGTGA
- the LOC109763999 gene encoding peroxisome biogenesis protein 19-1 isoform X1, with protein MASSNPSSGAAAADDLDQLLDSALDDFTSLDLAAAPKSSSEASASSSSGSARPVRGLGMSLPDPRAPRRRAARQPPPLPRGAHASEALEKLTRETREAVRGLETATGGIAGLDDEAMMEDFVKQFEEFAGAQDMDSIVETMMKQLLSKEILYEPMKDIVEKYPKWLEDNKSKISKEEYERYGNQLELMLKLNEVYEHEPENMSKVFEIMQNMQECGQPPSDLVQDIVPDLDLSKLGQLSPEMLESTENCCIM; from the exons ATGGCCTCCTCCAACCCCAgctccggcgccgccgccgccgacgacctcGACCAGCTCCTCGACAGCGCCCTCGACGACTTCACCAGCCTCGATCTCGCCGCCGCCCCCAAAAG CAGCAGCGAGGCATCGGCATCGTCGTCGTCCGGGAGCGCGAGGCCGGTGAGGGGCCTGGGGATGTCGCTGCCTGACCCCAGGGCGCCAAGGAGGCGCGCGGCGAGGCAACCCCCGCCGCTGCCGAGGGGCGCGCACGCGTCAGAGGCGCTCGAGAAGCTGACGCGCGAGACGCGGGAGGCGGTCCGGGGGCTCGAGACGGCCACCGGGGGAATCGCAGGCCTGGATGACGAGGCGATGATGGAGGACTTTGTGAAGCAGTTCGAGGAGTTCGCTGGCGCGCAG GATATGGACTCTATTGTTGAAACAATGATGAAACAACTTCTTTCCAAGGAGATTCTTTACGAACCCATGAAGGACATTGTAGAGAAGTACCCAAAATGGCTGGAGGATAACAAAAGCAAGATAAGCAAAGAAGAATATGAGCGTTACGGCAATCAGCTTGAACTCATGCTGAAACTTAATGAGGTCTATGAACATGAGCCTGAGAATATGTCTAAGGTTTTTGAGATTATGCAAAACATGCAAGAATGTGGTCAGCCCCCCAGTGATCTTGTTCAAGATATTGTTCCGGATCTGGATCTGAGCAAGTTGGGACAACT ATCTCCTGAGATGCTTGAATCAACAGAAAATTGCTGCATAATGTGA
- the LOC109764055 gene encoding E3 ubiquitin-protein ligase RSL1-like — protein MEVPVGKAQQPCGICMEPMAPSEAHRGGSGCAHAFCRACLAGHVRAKVEAGAAVVRCPGVSCAGALDPELCRAALPADLFVRWCGLLCESMFLGARRTYCPFPDCSEMMVADDDGGGVSEGCVTQSECQVCRRLFCAHCAVPWHAGVSCAEFAQLGAGERGREDLLLVEAARECKWKRCPRCRFYVEKSHGCLHITCREYMMLDRSECRRTLCKAKSVALSSAMDVKSRGNSNTTAALENEVCARIECSMCSMT, from the exons ATGGAGGTGCCCGTGGGGAAGGCGCAGCAGCCCTGCGGCATCTGCATGGAGCCCATGGCGCCTTCCGAGGCCCACCGCGGCGGCAGCGGGTGCGCGCACGCCTTCTGTCGGGCGTGCCTGGCGGGCCATGTCCGCGCCAAGGTCGAGGCCGGCGCGGCCGTCGTGCGGTGCCCGGGCGTGTCCTGCGCCGGCGCTCTCGACCCGGAGTTGTGCCGCGCCGCCCTCCCGGCCGACCTGTTCGTGCGGTGGTGCGGGCTGCTATGCGAGTCCATGTTCCTCGGGGCGCGGCGGACCTACTGCCCTTTCCCCGACTGCTCCGAGATGATGGTGGCCGACGACGACGGTGGCGGCGTGTCCGAGGGGTGTGTGACGCAGTCGGAGTGCCAGGTGTGCAGGCGGCTGTTCTGCGCGCATTGCGCGGTGCCGTGGCACGCCGGCGTGAGCTGCGCTGAGTTCGCGCAGCTCGGCGCTGGGGAGCGCGGCCGTGAGGATCTGCTGCTCGTTGAGGCCGCCAGGGAGTGCAAATGGAAGCGCTGCCCGCGGTGCCGGTTCTACGTCGAGAAGTCCCATGGCTGCCTGCACATCACATGCAG GGAGTATATgatgcttgatcggtcggaatgtAGGCGGACGCTCTGCAAAGCCAAAA GTGTGGCTTTGAGTTCTGCTATGGATGTCAAAAGCCGTGGAAACTCGAACACGACGGCTGCCCTGGAGAATGAAGTGTGTGCCCGTATTGAGTGTTCAATGTGTTCAATGACTTAA